The sequence GTTGCCCGCCAGGTGTCCCGCGAGGAAAAGCACCAGAACCAGTCCGGTGAGGGCGACGATGAGCTTCTTGCCGATCGAGGAGCTCCAGAAGGAACACAGGCTGCGTGAGAGGACGTTCATGGGTGGACGGAAAACGTAATGGCGGACGACAGGTTTGATAGGTTCCCGCGTATGAGCTGACAAGGGGAGACTCGACAGTTTGAAAATTGTCGTGGACACCGGCGGCTTTAAGGCGGGGACACGCATGGATGCACCCGCGGCAGCATCGGATGAAGCCCAAAAATTGCAAATTTCGGATTTGCGAATGAGTCGCAATAATTCGCGAAAAAAGCGCCGTTCATGTCCGCCGCGCATGGGGTTCCGGAGGAGTCATGCGGCCCGTTGATCGACCGATGTTGAAACTTGGCCCGGCGGCTGCTATTTGGACGATGAAACCCCTATCATCATGTTTGAGGGCTACGCTCCGGAAAAATTCTACGACGAAATGTTCTCCGCCACCGGCACCGTCCGGGACCACTGCGGACCGCTCTACGAGCGATTCAACGGCCTATCCGAACGTGACTTTTTGTCCCGCAAGGCGACCTGTGAACTCTACTTCTTGCGGCAGGGCATCACCTTCAATGTCTATCATGACAACCGCGGGACCGAGCGGATCTTCCCGTTCGACCCCGTGCCGCGGGTGATCCCGGCCGACGAGTGGGAGCACCTGGAGGCGGGCCTGACCCAGCGGCTGCTGGCGCTGAACCTCTTCCTCCACGACATCTATCACGACCAGAATATCCTCCGGGACGGCGTGATTCCCCGCCACTACATCGAGAACGCGAAGCACTACCGCCCGGAATTCCGCGGCGTGAACGTGCCCGGGGACATCTACATCCACATCTGCGGCAGCGACCTGATCCGCGGTGGCGACGGGGTCTATTACGTCCTCGAGGACAACGGCCGCTGCCCGTCGGGGGCCTCCTACCTGTTGGAGAACCGCAATGCCCTGAAGCGGGCGTTCCCCGGGCTCTTCGATAGCCTCGGCGTCCGCTCGGTGAGTTCCTATCCGCGCGACCTGCTGGACATGCTCCACCACATCGCGCCGCGCCGCACCGATGACCCGGTCTGCGTGCTGCTCACCCCCGGCTGCCACAACAGCGCCTACTTCGAACACTGCTACCTGGCCCGCGAGATGGGCATCGAGATCGTGGAAGGCCGCGACCTGGTGGTGATCGACAACGTGGTCTACATGCGGACCACCCACGGTCTGGTCCGGGTGGACACGATCTACCGCCGCATCGACGACGATTTCCTCGACCCCACCGTGTTCCGGAAGGACTCCGTGCTCGGCGTGCCGGGCCTGATGAACGCCTACCGGGCGGGCAACGTCTCGCTCGCCAACGCGATCGGCACCGGGGTGGCGGATGACAAGGTGATCTACTACTTTGTCCCGAAGATCATCGAATACTATCTCGGCCAGGAGCCGATCCTCCCGAACGTGCCGACCTATCTGGCATCCGAGGAGGAGGATCTGAAATACATCCTCGACCACCTCCCGGAGCTGGTGGTGAAGGCGGCGAACGAGTCCGGCGGCTACGGCATGCTGATGGGACCGCAGGCCACCAAGGAGGAAATCGCGGCCTTCCGCGAGCGGATCATCGCCGATCCGCGCAACTACATCGCCCAGCCGGTGGTTTCCCTGTCCCGCAGCCCCACGTGGTGCGAGGGCGCGATGGAAGGGCGCCACCTGGACCTGCGCCCGTACATCATCTACGGTCGCGACATCAAGATCGTCCCCGGCGGGCTGACCCGTGTGGCCTTGACCAAGGGCTCGCTGGTCGTCAATTCCTCGCAAGGCGGAGGCAGCAAAGACACCTGGGTACTCCGTCACTGATTTCCCGCCATGCTCTCCCGAGTCGCAAACACGCTCTACTGGATGGTTCGCAACGTCGAACGCGCCGATAACCTCGCCCGCCTCATCGATGTCAACCAGCAGCTCCTCCTCGATTTCGAAAGTCTCGACAGCGAACGCCTCCGCGCGTTCTGGCGGCCGATCATCCTCAGCACCGGGGATGAGGAGACCTTCGACAAGCTCTACGAAAAGGCCGGCAGCGCCGAGGTGATCCGGTTCCTGACCGATGACCGCCGGAACCCGAACAGCATCGTCTCCTGCATCGCGCTCGCCCGCGAGAACGCCCGCACCATCCGTGACCAGCTCGCGGACGAGCTGTGGGAGGAGATCAATGCCCTGCACCTCTACCTGCAATCGGACGAGGCCTCGTTCGTGGCGCAGAACGATCCCACGAAGTTCTACGCGTTGATCCGTCGCGCGGCGCTCGCCTTCCACGGCATCGCCGCGTCCACCACCGCCCGCAACGAGGCGTGGGAATTCATGGACCTGGGCCGCTACCTGGAGCGCGCGGACAAGACCACCCGTTTCCTGGACATCGCGAACTACCTGCCCGCCGGCGTGGATGCCGGCGAGACCG comes from Luteolibacter sp. LG18 and encodes:
- a CDS encoding circularly permuted type 2 ATP-grasp protein → MFEGYAPEKFYDEMFSATGTVRDHCGPLYERFNGLSERDFLSRKATCELYFLRQGITFNVYHDNRGTERIFPFDPVPRVIPADEWEHLEAGLTQRLLALNLFLHDIYHDQNILRDGVIPRHYIENAKHYRPEFRGVNVPGDIYIHICGSDLIRGGDGVYYVLEDNGRCPSGASYLLENRNALKRAFPGLFDSLGVRSVSSYPRDLLDMLHHIAPRRTDDPVCVLLTPGCHNSAYFEHCYLAREMGIEIVEGRDLVVIDNVVYMRTTHGLVRVDTIYRRIDDDFLDPTVFRKDSVLGVPGLMNAYRAGNVSLANAIGTGVADDKVIYYFVPKIIEYYLGQEPILPNVPTYLASEEEDLKYILDHLPELVVKAANESGGYGMLMGPQATKEEIAAFRERIIADPRNYIAQPVVSLSRSPTWCEGAMEGRHLDLRPYIIYGRDIKIVPGGLTRVALTKGSLVVNSSQGGGSKDTWVLRH
- a CDS encoding alpha-E domain-containing protein; translated protein: MLSRVANTLYWMVRNVERADNLARLIDVNQQLLLDFESLDSERLRAFWRPIILSTGDEETFDKLYEKAGSAEVIRFLTDDRRNPNSIVSCIALARENARTIRDQLADELWEEINALHLYLQSDEASFVAQNDPTKFYALIRRAALAFHGIAASTTARNEAWEFMDLGRYLERADKTTRFLDIANYLPAGVDAGETGSPGVLHWSAILRSCGAMGAFRAEYQGDLTPENVVKFLIFSHDFPRSVRFCLNRIDQSLHRISNTPRGTFSCEAEREAGRLFSHLSFASAGEVFDMGLHEYLDSLQERFNAIGGEIFETYVLMPERVQSRPSDSFTPTSTALAWQMEQQQQQ